In Primulina huaijiensis isolate GDHJ02 chromosome 4, ASM1229523v2, whole genome shotgun sequence, a genomic segment contains:
- the LOC140975475 gene encoding probable apyrase 7: MEPKSKWKLQGTRFIYNPKIRNFVIIIILIIGIVGGYLVIKDQILMSEKMNTYFTVVLDCGSTGSRVNVYEWMIDDGNEAYGKLPILLRSYPQNINKSNGCEYHCMQTEPGLHNFVDDGFRARASLEPLIRYAEQWVPLKRHVVTPLIVFATAGMRRLTVDDAERVLKNVENVVKEHGFLYRKSWIRVLSGKEEAYFGWVALNYQMGVLRSSLMPQTLGLLDIGGSSLQVVAQVDVSLKDEHEFRSKFGPFEYDVAAYSLPAFGLNEAFDRTIIMLSHTQALRESGGGMFEVRHPCLGSGFFQNHSCGGCFGLDPRNSRNLSNQVRDNELNSLLLVGEPNWEQCKVMARSAAINSSSSDWSHQVHRSNCIGLANYGGNTELNLSKTSHSVTRYHALSGFFAVSHALNLSQRANLTMLWELGDRICSNPSVDQTSITGLDCFRLPYLASLIENAVCLSGVEIIFGPGNVSWTLGASLIEGEFLWLGSDKSQNGILSLPDHKMLFSSLFTFLLLLLLLLVVYCSQIKLPMLGRKMAASRTSLPSYLYPKGQPD, from the exons ATGGAGCCCAAGTCGAAATGGAAGCTTCAAGGTACAAGGTTTATTTACAACCCCAAAATAAGaaactttgttattattatcatcTTGATCATAGGAATAGTTGGTGGATATTTAGTTATTAAAGATCAAATTTTAATGTCTGAGAAAATGAATACATATTTCACTGTTGTATTGGACTGTGGAAGTACCGGCTCAAGAGTAAATGTGTATGAGTGGATGATTGATGATGGGAATGAGGCTTATGGGAAGTTGCCCATTTTATTAAGAAGTTACccacaaaatattaataaaagcAATGGTTGTGAGTACCACTGTATGCAAACTGAACCGGGGTTGCATAATTTTGTTGACGATGGATTTAGAGCGAGGGCATCTCTAGAGCCACTGATTAGATATGCAGAACAATGGGTACCTTTAAAGAGGCATGTTGTGACGCCTTTAATAGTTTTTGCTACAGCTGGAATGAGGAGATTAACCGTGGATGATGCTGAGCGGGTCTTGAAGAATGTTGAGAATGTTGTGAAAGAGCATGGTTTTTTGTACAGGAAGAGCTGGATTCGGGTCTTGAGTGGGAAGGAGGAGGCATATTTTGGTTGGGTAGCATTGAATTATCAAATGGGGGTACTTAGGAGTTCTTTGATGCCGCAGACATTGGGACTTCTTGATATAGGAGGATCCTCATTACAGGTGGTGGCTCAGGTAGATGTTTCTTTGAAAGATGAGCATGAGTTTAGGTCAAAGTTTGGGCCATTTGAATACGATGTTGCAGCATATTCATTACCGGCTTTTGGCTTGAATGAAGCTTTTGATCGAACAATCATTATGCTTAGTCATACTCAGGCGCTTAGAGAAAGTGGTGGTGGTATGTTTGAGGTTAGACATCCGTGTCTTGGTTCTGGTTTCTTTCAAAACCATTCATGTGGTGGTTGCTTTGGGCTTGAtccaagaaattcaagaaaccTGAGCAACCAGGTGCGAGACAATGAGTTAAATTCTCTGTTACTTGTTGGGGAACCAAATTGGGAGCAGTGTAAAGTGATGGCTAGGTCAGCTGCCATCAATTCTAGCAGTTCAGATTGGTCCCACCAAGTTCATCGTTCAAACTGTATTGGCTTGGCTAATTATGGAG GTAACACGGAGCTTAATCTATCAAAAACATCGCATTCTGTAACACGTTATCATGCATTATCGGGATTCTTTGCTGTCTCCCATGCACTAAACTTGAGCCAGAGGGCAAACCTGACTATGCTGTGGGAGTTGGGTGACAGGATATGTTCAAACCCGTCAGTTGACCAGACAAGCATCACCGGACTGGATTGTTTTCGGCTCCCATATTTGGCATCTCTTATTGAAAATGCTGTTTGCCTCAGTGGTGTGGAAATAATATTTGGGCCTGGAAATGTTTCTTGGACACTAGGTGCATCACTAATCGAGGGAGAATTCTTATGGCTTGGTTCTGATAAATCTCAAAATGGCATTCTCTCTCTGCCAGAccataaaatgttattttcctCATTGTTTACATTTCTTTTGCTTTTGCTCCTCCTTCTCGTTGTTTACTGCAGTCAAATTAAGTTGCCCATGTTAGGTAGGAAGATGGCTGCTTCTCGGACATCATTGCCATCTTACCTATATCCAAAAGGACAACCTGATTGA
- the LOC140974992 gene encoding uncharacterized protein yields the protein MAVNIGFNDPLYIHPSDTPGMSLITDQLVGTDNYGIWSWAMLIALRAKNKTGFIDGTCKRPPCDQRTLHQWERCNALVLSWIMNSVSKEIFGGIVYAIDASTVWTDLKEQYDKVNGSRIFSLHREISRLTQAGNTVSSYYCRLKQLWDEYSSLVVLPSCECATARQYIVHDQQQKLLQFLMGLNESYTSIRSQILMMSPLPSVGQAFSIISQEESHRSLSTSEPPSAVFFSAQSKQNYQKKDVLTCDYCNLNGHTREFCYKLVGYPPSHKLYKSPHGKKGQHGRIYRDNPRTSRPSANLSDGAQTEASPLTNTDDKNTAVPSIFTPAQYAKILNLLGTCKVQSPAEPVVNMAGTSTKPSMFSHWIIDSGANEHMVGDSSILRNPGPVALSSKFVRLPNGGKAADLKTGRLMEIGKDSLPTVSDDSFVWHKRLGYMSMSRMQLLPLYQNLHPQPVFPFTVTPDFSSTPSDPVEVTPSAPSSPLDGPALHEVPHSITISQPPRKSLRALKPLVWTKDYSFLTLSHSNLASSSYPLIQYVTYSKFSQPYQAFLASISLDREPSSYHEAILDPRWKAAMDLELAALESNHTWDLVPLPVGMKPIGCRWVYKIKRHPDGTVDRFKARLVAKGDTQQKGIDYHDTFSPTAKIVTLRCLLSVAAAKQWPLHQMDVTNAFLLGNLDEEVYMRVPQGCSPQGEQHVCRLLKSLYGLKQASRQWNTKFACVMKLAGFTQSANDHSFYDIIITGSSEKSISDLKVYLHSQIHIKDLGSLRYFLGIEVARSKVGIYLNQRKYVLELLADSGLTGAKPCDTPAVQHLKLTSHELDEFSRKNSISGLADPLLSNPDAYKRLVGRLIYLTVTRPDISYDVQVLSQFMHAPKKSHMDAAFRVLRYLKSAPGLGILLSASCSFSLQAYCDSDWAACPMTRRSVTGYCIKLGSSLISWKSKKQSTMSRSSAEAEYRAMASTTCEVTWILGLLNDMGVTLLSPPTLFRDNQAALHIAANPLYHERTKHIEIDCHLIREKIKNGVIQTAHISTTEQLADIFTKGLSREQHSYLLSKIGVLNLHQS from the exons ATGGCTGTTAACATCGGATTCAACGATCCACTCTACATACATCCTTCGGATACACCTGGTATGAGCCTTATCACTGATCAATTAGTAGGTACTGATAATTATGGAATATGGAGTTGGGCGATGCTCATCGCTTTACGTGCTAAGAATAAAACCGGCTTCATCGATGGCACATGTAAAAGACCTCCGTGTGACCAACGTACATTACATCAATGGGAGAGATGTAATGCTTTAGTGTTGTCTTGGATTATGAATTCTGTTTCGAAAGAAATTTTTGGGGGCATCGTCTATGCTATTGATGCATCAACAGTTTGGACCGATCTCAAGGAGCAGTATGACAAAGTTAATGGTTCGAGGATTTTCTCTTTGCACCGGGAAATTAGCAGGTTGACACAAGCTGGTAACACTGTGTCGAGTTACTATTGTCGACTGAAACAATTGTGGGATGAGTACTCGTCGTTGGTTGTACTTCCTTCCTGTGAATGTGCAACAGCGAGGCAATACATTGTGCATGATCAACAACAAAAGCTATTGCAGTTTCTGATGGGATTAAATGAGAGTTATACCTCAATTCGAAGCCAAATCTTGATGATGAGTCCTCTACCCTCTGTTGGTCAGGCTTTTTCGATCATCTCTCAAGAAGAATCACACAGATCCTTGTCCACGTCAGAACCCCCATCAGCAGTGTTTTTCTCTGCACAAAGCAagcaaaattatcaaaaaaaggATGTTTTGACATGTGACTACTGTAACTTGAATGGTCACACTCGGGAATTTTGTTATAAGCTTGTTGGTTATCCCCCGAGCCATAAGTTGTACAAATCCCCTCATGGTAAGAAGGGCCAGCATGGACGGATTTACAGGGATAATCCTCGAACTTCGAGGCCATCTGCAAATTTATCTGATGGTGCACAGACAGAGGCTTCCCCCTTGACCAACACAGATGACAAAAACACTGCTGTCCCTTCCATTTTTACACCTGCTCAATAtgccaaaattttgaatttgttggGCACTTGCAAAGTTCAATCTCCAGCTGAACCGGTAGTCAACATGGCAGGTACTTCAACTAAACCGAGTATGTTTTCTCATTGGATTATTGACAGTGGTGCAAATGAACATATGGTTGGTGATTCTAGTATTTTGCGAAATCCTGGTCCTGTGGCGCTTTCATCTAAGTTCGTAAGATTGCCAAATGGTGGCAAGGCTGCT GACCTCAAGACTGGGAGATTAATGGAGATTGGTAAAGA CTCTTTGCCTACCGTTTCTGATGATTCTTTTGTTTGGCATAAGCGTTTAGGATATATGTCTATGTCTCGAATGCAATTACTTCCTTTATACCAAAATCT TCATCCTCAACCTGTTTTTCCCTTCACTGTTACTCCTGATTTTTCTTCAACTCCATCAGACCCTGTTGAGGTCACTCCCTCTGCCCCATCTTCTCCTCTCGATGGTCCAGCCCTACATGAAGTCCCACATTCAATCACTATTTCCCAGCCACCAAGAAAATCCTTGCGTGCTCTCAAGCCTCTTGTCTGGACTAAGGATTATTCCTTTCTCACTTTGTCTCACAGTAATCTAGCTTCTTCTTCCTATCCTCTCATACAATATGTTACTTATTCCAAGTTTTCCCAACCATATCAAGCTTTTTTGGCATCTATTTCTTTAGACAGGGAGCCTAGTTCCTATCATGAGGCTATTTTAGATCCTAGATGGAAGGCAGCCATGGACCTAGAACTTGCGGCTTTAGAATCCAACCACACTTGGGATTTAGTTCCGTTACCAGTTGGAATGAAGCCAATTGGTTGCCGGTGGGTGTATAAAATTAAACGACATCCGGATGGAACCGTTGATCGTTTTAAAGCCCGTCTCGTAGCCAAAGGCGACACACAACAAAAAGGGATAGATTATCATGATACCTTTTCACCTACGGCTAAAATCGTCACTCTAAGATGTTTGTTGAGTGTTGCAGCTGCAAAACAGTGGCCTCTTCACCAAATGGATGTCACTAATGCATTTCTCCTAGGTAATTTGGATGAAGAGGTATATATGCGTGTGCCACAGGGGTGTTCTCCTCAGGGGGAGCAGCATGTTTGTCGGTTGCTTAAGTCCCTCTATGGCCTTAAGCAAGCCTCTAGGCAATGGAACACTAAATTTGCTTGTGTTATGAAGCTTGCTGGATTTACACAATCGGCCAACGATCACTCTTTTT ATGATATTATTATCACCGGGAGTAGTGAGAAATCTATCTCAGATTTAAAGGTTTACTTGCATTCACAAATTCACATTAAAGACCTTGGCTCTTTGCGTTATTTCCTTGGCATAGAGGTAGCTAGATCCAAGGTGGGGATTTACCTCAATCAACGAAAGTATGTGCTGGAATTGCTAGCTGATTCTGGTTTAACAGGTGCTAAACCTTGTGATACTCCTGCTGTACAACATCTCAAATTGACTAGTCATGAACTTGATGAATTTAGTCGAAAGAACTCTATCTCTGGTCTCGCCGATCCTTTGTTATCCAATCCTGATGCTTATAAGAGGTTAGTTGGAAGGCTCATCTATCTGACTGTCACAAGACCGGATATTTCTTATGATGTACAAGTCCTTAGTCAGTTTATGCATGCACCAAAAAAATCCCATATGGATGCTGCGTTCCGTGTGCTGCGTTATTTGAAGTCTGCCCCAGGCTTAGGGATTTTGTTATCTGCTAGTTGTTCTTTTTCTCTTCAGGCTTATTGTGATTCCGACTGGGCCGCATGTCCAATGACTCGTCGCTCAGTCACGGGCTATTGCATCAAGTTGGGAAGTTCTTTGATCTCTTGGAAGTCTAAGAAGCAAAGCACCATGTCACGTTCTTCGGCAGAAGCGGAATATAGAGCCATGGCAAGCACCACATGTGAAGTTACTTGGATCCTTGGGTTGCTTAATGATATGGGAGTGACACTGCTCTCGCCTCCAACCCTATTCCGTGATAATCAGGCGGCATTACATATTGCTGCCAACCCGTTGTATCATGAGCGTACCAAACACATAGAAATTGACTGTCATTTGATACGAGAGAAAATCAAAAATGGTGTGATCCAAACTGCTCACATTTCTACAACTGAACAACTTGCGGATATCTTTACTAAAGGATTGAGTCGTGAACAACATTCATACTTGCTGTCCAAGATTGGTGTGTTGAATCTACACCAATCTTGA
- the LOC140975476 gene encoding uncharacterized protein, with protein MGIPSISIVAVSLIFAVSCSITKLGEGKAYESPEYTVMHSESDFEVRFYRESVWMSAPADESSFEKATRDGFHRLFQFIEGANLNFSRIPMTVPVLTSIVPGAGPLQSSAYNIKFYLPVKFQGTPPVPLPELNLKPDSWKSHCVAVRKFSGFARDHNIVKEAEKLAVSLSSTAWANASFVQSEYAYSIAQYNSPFKFIGRVNEVWVVVDGSEAAGCKPSLVAEF; from the exons ATGGGTATTCCAAGCATTTCGATTGTCGCAGTTTCGTTGATCTTCGCTGTATCATGTAGTATTACGAAATTGGGCGAAGGAAAAGCGTACGAGTCGCCGGAGTACACAGTGATGCATTCTGAATCAGATTTCGAGGTGAGATTTTACAGAGAATCGGTCTGGATGAGTGCTCCGGCGGATGAAAGCTCGTTCGAGAAAGCTACCAGAGATGGCTTCCACAG ATTATTCCAATTCATAGAGGGAGCAAATCTGAACTTTTCTAGGATTCCAATGACTGTACCTGTCTTAACAAGCATAGTTCCAGGAGCTGGACCTCTTCAATCATCagcatacaatataaaattttacTTACCAGTGAAATTCCAGGGCACCCCACCTGTTCCCCTTCCTGAACTGAACCTGAAACCTGATTCCTGGAAAAGTCATTGCGTTGCTGTTAGGAAATTTTCTGGCTTCGCAAGAGATCATAATATTGTGAAAGAAGCTGAAAAATTGGCTGTGAGTTTAAGCAGTACTGCGTGGGCAAACGCAAGTTTTGTGCAGAGTGAGTATGCTTACTCGATTGCGCAGTACAATTCTCCATTCAAGTTCATTGGTCGTGTCAACGAGGTTTGGGTTGTTGTCGATGGGTCTGAGGCTGCTGGTTGCAAACCCAGTCTTGTGGCCGAATTCTGA
- the LOC140975472 gene encoding cytochrome b561 and DOMON domain-containing protein At2g04850, which produces MQMILLFHIVLSLHANVAFSSRCTTKTASKTFERCTTLPTQQASLAWSFHPHNATLDLAFFGTFISPSGWVGWGINPISPEMTGTRALITFPDPNSGQIVLLPYILDPTVKLQKNALLSRPLDIHVLSSSVTLYGGRMATIYDGATIQIYTTLKVPTNKTKIHFVWNRGLYVQGYSPTIHPTTLNDLSSIITIDVLSGTSAKSSTDPRTLKIVHGILNAISWGILLPIGVVTARYLRHIQAIGPTWFYAHAGIQILAVFLGTVGFSIGIKLGELSRGRVFGLHRKLAFAAFCLGWLQTLALLFRPKTTHKFRKYWKSYHHFVGYACVLLGVINVFQGFEIMGEDTSYAKLAYCLYLSTLLGVCIALEVNSWVIFCRKSKEEKLRREGIFGDIYDKGSGSITRG; this is translated from the coding sequence ATGCAGATGATCTTGCTATTCCACATTGTTCTATCCCTTCATGCTAATGTCGCCTTTTCGTCTCGTTGCACTACCAAGACGGCCTCGAAAACCTTCGAAAGATGCACCACGCTTCCTACTCAACAAGCTTCCCTGGCTTGGTCATTCCACCCCCACAATGCAACTCTTGATCTAGCCTTCTTTGGCACCTTCATTTCGCCCTCCGGGTGGGTCGGATGGGGCATCAACCCGATCTCCCCTGAGATGACTGGAACACGAGCCTTGATCACGTTCCCAGATCCCAACTCAGGCCAGATTGTCCTACTACCATATATCCTGGATCCAACAGTCAAGCTACAAAAAAACGCCCTCCTATCCCGACCTCTAGACATCCATGTACTCTCCTCTTCTGTCACTCTATATGGTGGCCGTATGGCCACCATATATGACGGTGCTACCATTCAAATCTACACCACGTTAAAGGTCCCAACAAACAAAACCAAGATCCATTTCGTTTGGAACCGGGGCCTATACGTGCAAGGCTACTCCCCAACGATCCATCCAACTACATTAAACGATCTTTCTTCCATAATAACAATAGATGTCCTTTCAGGCACATCAGCCAAGTCAAGTACCGATCCTAGAACACTCAAAATAGTGCATGGGATCCTTAATGCCATTTCTTGGGGGATTCTGCTTCCCATAGGGGTGGTCACGGCCCGATATCTAAGGCACATACAAGCCATAGGACCTACATGGTTCTATGCTCATGCAGGGATACAAATCCTGGCTGTTTTCTTAGGAACGGTAGGATTCTCCATTGGGATCAAACTAGGGGAACTATCACGAGGCCGAGTTTTTGGGCTACATCGGAAACTCGCGTTCGCCGCTTTTTGTTTAGGGTGGTTGCAAACTCTTGCACTATTGTTCAGGCCTAAAACTACACACAAATTTAGAAAGTATTGGAAATCCTATCACCATTTTGTTGGATATGCTTGTGTTTTGTTAGGAGTTATTAATGTTTTCCAAGGATTCGAAATCATGGGAGAGGACACATCTTATGCTAAATTAGCGTATTGTTTGTATCTTTCGACGCTACTAGGCGTTTGCATTGCATTGGAAGTGAATTCTTGGGTGATTTTTTGTCGGAAATCCAAGGAAGAAAAGCTAAGGAGAGAAGGGATATTTGGAGATATTTATGATAAGGGAAGTGGCTCAATCACTCGTGGCTAA
- the LOC140975473 gene encoding plant UBX domain-containing protein 10-like — protein MGEAARSLGDASLNSIVRRMVSLPRSILGGFSRAVNQGIDLICIGDRHSQNHQHIRHPNYPLHYPPQQPQMVQEEWAFLARFEQQYGNTHPFFYACRFANALKMAQEEHKFLFMYIHSPDHPFTPSFCRETLCSEVTVQFLDVNFVSWGALAGGGEGMHMAAALRAASFPFCAVVAPASGDNLAVLQQMEGPVSPGELVEILQRTLEEQGLAFGSGRAKQQEKANSNRRLREEQDAAYLASLQIDREKPMMKNPTSSENSVPKQENSNHSSTTSKLSTMLKSASTKAEASHKLKTSKTKNSEPTKILIRFPNGERREHSFLCTDKIKAIYQYIDSLGLGGVANYRLISNFPRQVYGADQMGMTLKDSGLHPKASLFLEIL, from the exons ATGGGGGAAGCTGCAAGATCACTCGGCGACGCTTCGTTGAACAGCATTGTACGTAGAATGGTTAGCCTTCCCCGGAGCATATTAGGTGGTTTTTCACGGGCCGTGAATCAAGGAATAGACTTGATCTGTATAGGGGATAGACATAGCCAGAATCATCAGCATATTCGCCATCCGAACTATCCGCTTCATTATCCTCCTCAGCAACCTCAAATGGTCCAAGAAGAATGGGCTTTCCTTGCAAGATTCGAGCAGCAATATGGAAATACGCATCCCTTTTTCTACGCTTGCCGGTTCGCGAATGCGTTAAAGATGGCTCAAGAAGAGCATAAGTTCTTGTTCATGTATATTCATTCCCCAGACCATCCTTTCACTCCCTCTTTCTGCAGAGAGACACTTTGTTCAGAGGTGACAGTACAGTTTCTTGATGTAAACTTTGTTAGCTGGGGCGCACTTGCTGGTGGAGGAGAGGGCATGCATATGGCTGCAGCTTTAAGGGCTGCTAGCTTTCCATTTTGCGCTGTGGTTGCTCCGGCTTCTGGTGATAATTTAGCGGTTCTGCAACAG ATGGAAGGACCAGTCTCCCCAGGTGAATTGGTGGAAATTTTACAAAGAACATTGGAAGAACAAGGATTAGCCTTCGGGAGTGGCAGGGCTAAACAGCAAGAGAAGGCAAATTCGAATCGCCGACTGAGAGAAGAGCAAGATGCTGCTTATCTTGCATCTCTTCAGATAGATAGA GAGAAACCAATGATGAAGAACCCTACATCTTCAGAAAACAGTGTTCCAAAACAAGAGAATTCCAATCATAGCTCCACAACAAGCAAACTGTCAACTATGCTAAAATCAGCTTCGACCAAGGCAGAAGCTTCTCATAAACTGAAAACCAGTAAGACAAAAAACTCGGAACCGACTAAG ATTTTAATCCGGTTTCCGAATGGAGAGAGGAGGGAGCATAGTTTCCTCTGTACAGATAAGATCAAAGCCATATATCAGTATATCGACTCACTAGGCCTAGGAGGAGTTGCAAACTACAGGCTAATATCAAACTTCCCTAGACAAGTTTATGGGGCTGACCAAATGGGAATGACACTCAAGGATTCTGGGCTCCATCCAAAAGCAAGCCTCTTTCTTGAGATTCTTTAA